GATTCTCTTCCTGTGCCAACTTCTAACCCCATAAATCCTAAGGATGCAATTGAAATAATGGATTTTATGATAAAACAAATGATGCCACTCCTTACCAATTCCTTAATTGAGGCATTGCCATTTCTAATTATTATTTTTGTTTTAATAGCATATATATGGTATTTAATACCTATTGCTGTTCTGAATTATTACAGACACGATAAATTCGAAGAGGCCTTCAATTTCACTTTGATAAAGAAATACGCCATTACTAAGAAATATCTGGGTGCTTGGATGATTTTCTTTGTTCTGAATCTAGGATACCATGCTATATCTTTCCTTCCGATGGGCCTTTTCTTTTATAATCCATTCCTGGCCATGCGTTTATCAAATGGGCTTTCGCTGCTGCCAGCAATAGTGTACTTTATCATAAGCATGATATCTTTCTCCTTCTTTGCAGACGTAATCAAGGAAATAGATGGGGCTTGATATATGCGAAATAAATGTGAAGTATGCGGAGCAGAACTAGAAGAAGAATCAATACAGTGCCCCAGTTGCATGTCATTCAAAAAAACCATTTGCCCAAATTGCAAAAAGGAGATAAATTCTGAGTGGAGCACCTGCCTCTACTGCGGCATTAACTTAAAGTCAAAAAAGAATATTGGCCCTAAATTCAAAAATCTTAATTCTCTCATACTGGTTATGCCAATTCTTGTCATAATGCTAATAATAGTTGGCTTGACAGCATTCGCTCCAAATGCAGAAAAATATATTGCAGAAGGAGTATCCTTATACAATGAAGAAAATTATGATGAAGCGCTAGA
This portion of the Methanofastidiosum sp. genome encodes:
- a CDS encoding DUF4013 domain-containing protein produces the protein MVNYTISFKKPFSDFRKLFIGIIASFVPIVNWISFGYILECSDIKKDVQTGMMAEWGDLKDMLVKGFKGYLIEFIYSIPIIVSYFFVFFKVIAPSVIRGMESVKFDSLPVPTSNPINPKDAIEIMDFMIKQMMPLLTNSLIEALPFLIIIFVLIAYIWYLIPIAVLNYYRHDKFEEAFNFTLIKKYAITKKYLGAWMIFFVLNLGYHAISFLPMGLFFYNPFLAMRLSNGLSLLPAIVYFIISMISFSFFADVIKEIDGA